In the genome of Nocardioides marmoribigeumensis, one region contains:
- a CDS encoding bifunctional acetate--CoA ligase family protein/GNAT family N-acetyltransferase yields the protein MDVDLDGAATYPAHWEADVVLRDGGTAHLRPIGRDDVELLQEFYAEVSPRSKYYRFFAAMPTLSEREVSRFVDVDHDHKVALVAEVAEKMIAVGQFERIDGPRPRAEVAFLVQDRHHHRGIGQLLLEHLAQIGRELAIEEFVAEVLPDNTGMLQVFRDAGYEVKGGFEDGVVAMRFAIDATETSVGVMLAREHRADTASVQHFLGARSVAVIGASRREDTVGRMLVRNIVLGDFQGRVYVVNPAAGSVAGMPAYASVTDIPDEVEIAVIAVPADAVPDVILDCAHKGVRGVVVVSSGFAESGREGRALQRRVLRLCRTYGLRLIGPNCLGVINTATDLQLNASLSPLMPPRGRAGFFCQSGALGVAILENVSRRGLGLSTFVSAGNRADVSGNDLLQYWEEDDSTEVVLLYLESLGNPRKFSRISRRVSRRKPVIVVKSGRTTQGVPMGHTVRSSEVGPVAVDAMFRQAGVIQVDSIDEMFDVAQLLAHQPLPRGRRLGVVSNSDALALLANDAAVATGLEARWVGDLRPDADAGAFEHALDEALDDPEIDAVLAVYLPPVDTSGTEVANVLAVVGEQSDKPVVSSFLAAEGVPELLRVPDATGSSAGRGSVPSYSSPAAAVVALAHAASYAEWLARPEAEPEPDDEVDLVAGRTVVTRALSQAYDGRALTDAELHDLLAAYGVQLWRRLPVADEEQAVAAGAELGWDVILKSTAEHLRQRPDLAHVWRNIDNEEEMRDAWRTMTQSVLAPGTEPGFVVQRRAPAGVSLSVKGVEDPLFGPVVSFGMAGFVSDLLGDTVFRIPPLHRQDAAEMVREIKAAPLLLGYRGSEPVELTAVEDLVLRVARLKNDLPEVRSLDLSLVMAGPHGASVLSAEARVEPATDARSDWFVRRLAEPLPDTLPG from the coding sequence GTGGACGTGGACCTGGATGGGGCAGCGACGTACCCCGCGCACTGGGAGGCCGACGTCGTCCTGCGGGACGGGGGCACAGCCCACCTCCGGCCGATCGGCCGCGACGACGTGGAGCTGCTCCAGGAGTTCTACGCCGAGGTGTCCCCGCGGTCGAAGTACTACCGGTTCTTCGCCGCGATGCCGACCCTGTCGGAGCGCGAGGTCAGCCGCTTCGTCGACGTCGACCACGACCACAAGGTCGCGCTCGTCGCCGAGGTCGCGGAGAAGATGATCGCGGTGGGCCAGTTCGAGCGCATCGACGGACCGCGCCCCCGGGCCGAGGTCGCGTTCCTCGTGCAGGACCGCCACCACCACCGCGGCATCGGGCAGCTGCTCCTGGAGCACCTCGCCCAGATCGGGCGGGAGCTGGCGATCGAGGAGTTCGTCGCCGAGGTGCTGCCCGACAACACCGGGATGCTGCAGGTCTTCCGCGACGCCGGCTACGAGGTCAAGGGCGGCTTCGAGGACGGCGTGGTGGCCATGCGGTTCGCGATCGACGCCACCGAGACCTCGGTCGGGGTGATGCTCGCCCGCGAGCACCGTGCCGACACCGCGTCCGTCCAGCACTTCCTCGGTGCCCGCAGCGTCGCGGTGATCGGCGCCTCGCGGCGCGAGGACACGGTCGGCCGGATGCTCGTGCGCAACATCGTGCTCGGCGACTTCCAGGGGCGGGTGTACGTCGTCAACCCGGCGGCCGGGAGCGTGGCCGGCATGCCGGCGTACGCCTCGGTGACCGACATCCCCGACGAGGTGGAGATCGCCGTCATCGCGGTGCCCGCCGACGCCGTGCCCGACGTGATCCTCGACTGCGCCCACAAGGGCGTCCGCGGGGTCGTGGTGGTCTCCTCCGGCTTCGCCGAGTCCGGCCGCGAGGGCCGCGCGCTGCAGCGGCGGGTGCTGCGGCTGTGCCGCACCTACGGCCTGCGCCTCATCGGGCCCAACTGCCTGGGCGTGATCAACACCGCCACCGACCTCCAGCTCAACGCGTCGCTGTCGCCGCTGATGCCGCCGCGGGGCCGTGCGGGCTTCTTCTGCCAGTCGGGCGCGCTCGGCGTCGCGATCCTGGAGAACGTCTCCCGCCGCGGGCTGGGCCTCTCCACCTTCGTCTCCGCGGGCAACCGCGCCGACGTGTCCGGCAACGACCTGCTGCAGTACTGGGAGGAGGACGACTCCACCGAGGTCGTCCTGCTCTACCTCGAGTCGCTGGGCAACCCGCGCAAGTTCAGCCGCATCTCCCGCCGGGTCTCGCGCCGCAAGCCCGTGATCGTGGTGAAGTCCGGCCGCACTACCCAGGGCGTCCCGATGGGCCACACCGTCCGCAGCTCCGAGGTCGGGCCGGTCGCGGTGGACGCGATGTTCCGCCAGGCCGGCGTGATCCAGGTCGACTCCATCGACGAGATGTTCGACGTCGCCCAGCTCCTGGCCCACCAGCCGCTGCCGCGCGGGCGTCGCCTCGGCGTGGTCAGCAACTCCGACGCCCTCGCCCTGCTCGCCAACGACGCCGCGGTCGCGACCGGGCTGGAGGCGAGGTGGGTCGGCGACCTGCGTCCCGACGCCGACGCCGGCGCGTTCGAGCACGCGCTCGACGAGGCCCTCGACGACCCCGAGATCGACGCCGTGCTGGCCGTCTACCTCCCGCCGGTCGACACCAGCGGCACCGAGGTCGCCAACGTCCTCGCCGTCGTGGGGGAGCAGTCCGACAAGCCCGTCGTCTCCTCGTTCCTCGCCGCCGAGGGCGTGCCCGAGCTGCTGCGCGTCCCCGACGCCACCGGCTCCTCGGCCGGCCGGGGCTCGGTGCCGTCGTACTCCTCGCCCGCGGCAGCGGTCGTCGCGCTCGCCCACGCCGCGTCGTACGCCGAGTGGCTGGCCCGCCCGGAGGCCGAGCCGGAGCCCGACGACGAGGTCGACCTCGTCGCGGGCCGGACCGTCGTGACCCGCGCGCTGTCGCAGGCCTACGACGGCCGCGCGCTGACCGACGCCGAGCTGCACGACCTCCTCGCGGCGTACGGCGTCCAGCTGTGGCGTCGCCTCCCGGTCGCCGACGAGGAGCAGGCCGTGGCGGCGGGGGCCGAGCTGGGCTGGGACGTCATCCTCAAGTCGACCGCCGAGCACCTGCGGCAGCGGCCCGACCTGGCCCACGTGTGGCGCAACATCGACAACGAGGAGGAGATGCGCGACGCCTGGCGGACGATGACGCAGTCCGTCCTCGCGCCCGGCACCGAGCCGGGGTTCGTGGTGCAGCGCCGTGCGCCGGCCGGGGTCTCCCTCTCGGTCAAGGGCGTGGAGGACCCGCTCTTCGGGCCCGTCGTCTCCTTCGGCATGGCGGGCTTCGTCAGCGACCTGCTCGGCGACACGGTGTTCCGGATCCCGCCGCTGCACCGGCAGGACGCCGCCGAGATGGTGCGGGAGATCAAGGCGGCGCCGCTGCTGCTCGGCTACCGCGGCAGCGAGCCGGTCGAACTGACCGCGGTCGAGGACCTCGTCCTGCGCGTGGCGCGGCTCAAGAACGACCTGCCCGAGGTGCGCTCCCTCGACCTGTCGCTGGTGATGGCCGGGCCCCACGGTGCCTCGGTGCTGTCGGCCGAGGCGCGGGTCGAGCCCGCGACCGACGCCCGCTCCGACTGGTTCGTGCGCCGTCTGGCCGAGCCGCTGCCGGACACCCTGCCCGGGTGA
- a CDS encoding MFS transporter, which translates to MSTAWDRLLLGRLDPVVRRYFLGVALTAVGSGLTLPFLFVYLAKVRDLPTATVGLVLAGMGVVGLVTTPLCGALVDRLGARPVLVGALLVEAVGTALLSQVQTVRGAFLVTGAVALGHAWMWPASSSMIPRLVPAALREHVVGLNFMLLNAGLGVGGLVSATLVDVGRPRTFEVLYLLDGLTFLGFAAIVLSLPPATGRVPVDRDRLTLAGWREMLADATLRRVALTVLLLLTFGYAQVESGFAAYVVEVADLPVWVLGPAFAANTAAIVGGQMVALRVVRGRRRSRVLAACAAVWAVSWTLVAVGGLLATAPAVVLMVVGLAVFGLGETLFSPVHPVLVNDLAPGHLRGHYDALGSSTWTVAMVLGPAIAGLLIGHGLAALWVVVTVGGSLAAAVLLLDLHRHLTDAQDGVAAPSVRVGGPGSGP; encoded by the coding sequence GTGAGCACCGCCTGGGACCGGCTGCTCCTGGGCCGGCTCGACCCCGTCGTGCGCCGCTACTTCCTCGGGGTCGCGCTGACCGCGGTCGGCAGCGGGCTGACGCTGCCCTTCCTCTTCGTCTACCTCGCGAAGGTCCGCGACCTCCCGACCGCGACCGTCGGGCTGGTGCTGGCCGGGATGGGCGTGGTCGGGCTGGTCACGACACCGCTGTGCGGCGCGCTCGTCGACCGGCTCGGCGCGCGGCCCGTGCTGGTCGGCGCCCTGCTGGTCGAGGCGGTCGGCACGGCCCTGCTGTCGCAGGTGCAGACCGTCCGGGGGGCGTTCCTGGTGACGGGTGCGGTCGCGCTCGGCCACGCCTGGATGTGGCCCGCGTCGAGCTCGATGATCCCGCGCCTGGTCCCCGCCGCCCTGCGGGAGCACGTGGTCGGGCTCAACTTCATGCTGCTCAACGCCGGTCTCGGCGTGGGCGGCCTGGTCAGTGCGACGCTGGTCGACGTCGGCCGGCCCCGCACCTTCGAGGTGCTCTACCTCCTCGACGGCCTGACCTTCCTCGGCTTCGCCGCGATCGTGCTGTCCCTGCCACCCGCCACCGGCCGGGTGCCGGTCGACCGGGACCGCCTCACGCTCGCCGGGTGGCGCGAGATGCTCGCCGACGCGACGCTGCGCCGGGTCGCGCTGACGGTGCTGCTGCTCCTCACCTTCGGCTACGCGCAGGTCGAGTCCGGCTTCGCGGCGTACGTCGTCGAGGTCGCCGACCTGCCCGTGTGGGTGCTGGGACCGGCGTTCGCCGCCAACACCGCTGCGATCGTCGGCGGCCAGATGGTGGCGCTGCGGGTCGTCCGCGGACGCCGCCGCAGCCGCGTCCTGGCCGCGTGCGCGGCGGTGTGGGCGGTCTCGTGGACGCTGGTGGCGGTGGGCGGGCTGCTCGCGACCGCACCGGCGGTCGTGCTGATGGTGGTGGGCCTCGCGGTGTTCGGGCTGGGGGAGACGCTGTTCTCGCCGGTGCACCCGGTCCTGGTCAACGACCTCGCGCCGGGGCACCTGCGTGGCCACTACGACGCGCTCGGGTCGAGCACGTGGACGGTCGCGATGGTGCTGGGCCCGGCCATCGCCGGCCTGCTCATCGGCCACGGGCTCGCGGCGCTCTGGGTGGTCGTGACGGTCGGCGGGTCCCTCGCGGCCGCGGTGCTCCTCCTCGACCTGCACCGCCACCTCACCGACGCCCAGGACGGGGTCGCGGCGCCGTCCGTGAGGGTCGGCGGACCGGGCTCGGGCCCGTGA
- a CDS encoding alkaline phosphatase family protein has translation MTADDFVAPAYGDHSLADVLPAVARAIGRPLESSPEGLVLPEAGSYVVFLVDGLGRELLADHPEDAPFLASLLAGSALATAGVPSTTATSLTSLGTGMPPGGHGIVGFTARIPGTDRLINHLQWSKDVSSAEWQPHPTIFGRLAAQGVTTTAVNKREFVGSGLTDASSRGAGFVGADRWGERIVAVQAASSQVPSLTYVYDGDLDWTGHRYGVDSAQWRTQLSMTDQAAERLRETLPADVRIVVIADHGMVDADEASRVDVDALPELRDGVALLGGEARFRHLYCPAGAVDSVVATWRSVLGDRALVLPRDEAFATGWFGEVAPQVRPRIGDVVIAARGTTAVLSSRDFPYEARLVGMHGSLTPAEMLVPVLVS, from the coding sequence GTGACGGCTGACGACTTCGTCGCCCCGGCGTACGGCGACCACTCGCTGGCGGACGTCCTCCCCGCGGTCGCGCGCGCGATCGGGAGGCCGCTCGAGTCCTCGCCCGAGGGCCTGGTGCTGCCCGAGGCGGGCAGCTACGTCGTGTTCCTCGTCGACGGGCTGGGTCGCGAGCTGCTCGCCGACCACCCCGAGGACGCGCCCTTCCTCGCCTCGCTCCTCGCGGGCTCCGCGCTGGCGACGGCCGGGGTGCCGTCCACGACCGCGACCTCACTGACCTCGTTGGGCACGGGCATGCCGCCCGGCGGGCACGGGATCGTCGGGTTCACCGCCCGCATCCCCGGCACCGACCGGCTGATCAACCACCTCCAGTGGAGCAAGGACGTCAGCTCCGCGGAGTGGCAGCCGCACCCGACGATCTTCGGTCGGCTGGCCGCGCAGGGCGTGACCACGACCGCGGTCAACAAGCGGGAGTTCGTCGGGTCCGGGCTGACCGACGCGTCCTCGCGGGGGGCCGGGTTCGTCGGCGCCGACCGGTGGGGCGAGCGCATCGTCGCGGTGCAGGCCGCGTCCTCCCAGGTGCCCTCGCTCACCTACGTCTACGACGGCGACCTCGACTGGACGGGCCACCGCTACGGCGTCGACTCCGCGCAGTGGCGGACCCAGCTGTCGATGACCGACCAGGCGGCCGAGCGGCTGCGCGAGACGCTCCCGGCCGACGTACGCATCGTCGTCATCGCCGACCACGGCATGGTCGACGCCGACGAGGCCTCGCGGGTCGACGTCGACGCCCTCCCCGAGCTGCGCGACGGCGTGGCGCTGCTCGGGGGAGAGGCGCGGTTCCGGCACCTCTACTGCCCCGCCGGCGCGGTCGACTCGGTCGTCGCGACCTGGCGCTCCGTCCTCGGCGACCGTGCTCTCGTGCTGCCGCGCGACGAGGCCTTCGCCACCGGCTGGTTCGGGGAGGTCGCCCCCCAGGTCCGGCCGCGGATCGGCGACGTGGTCATCGCCGCTCGGGGCACGACGGCGGTGCTCAGCTCGCGCGACTTCCCCTACGAGGCACGGCTCGTGGGCATGCACGGCTCGCTCACCCCAGCGGAGATGCTGGTCCCGGTCCTCGTCTCCTGA
- a CDS encoding DUF5998 family protein, translating to MSARDQRVTDRSHDLRTAIEQSGYYPDVVADAVFAAVAGELVEAHLVHHEPTIDERDEVRRHVTVLVLTPTRLILAHTDDHAPDDLLPAPYTSSTTEAVNVSSIRNVVVSRMVTEPDAQRTDPSLAAEAVLTIGWGASGRIDLEPAICSDPGCEADHGYTGMVASDDFSLRVSEAAEGPGAVRDLLEFSAALSARTAAGPGTGATGLRTHR from the coding sequence ATGTCCGCCCGCGACCAGAGGGTCACCGACCGTTCCCACGACCTCCGCACCGCCATCGAGCAGTCCGGGTACTACCCCGACGTCGTGGCCGACGCGGTCTTCGCAGCGGTGGCCGGTGAGCTCGTCGAGGCCCACCTGGTGCACCACGAGCCGACCATCGACGAGCGCGACGAGGTGCGTCGCCACGTCACGGTCCTCGTGCTCACCCCGACCCGGCTGATCCTGGCCCACACCGACGACCACGCCCCGGACGACCTGCTCCCGGCGCCCTACACCTCCTCGACGACCGAGGCGGTCAACGTCTCCTCGATCCGCAACGTGGTCGTGAGCCGCATGGTGACCGAGCCCGACGCCCAGCGCACCGACCCGTCCCTGGCCGCCGAGGCCGTCCTCACGATCGGGTGGGGCGCGTCCGGACGCATCGACCTCGAGCCGGCGATCTGCAGCGACCCCGGCTGCGAGGCCGACCACGGCTACACCGGCATGGTGGCCTCCGACGACTTCTCGCTGCGGGTCAGCGAGGCGGCCGAGGGCCCCGGCGCCGTCCGGGACCTGCTGGAGTTCTCCGCCGCGCTCTCGGCCCGCACCGCCGCCGGACCGGGCACGGGGGCGACCGGACTGCGGACGCACCGCTGA
- a CDS encoding adenylate/guanylate cyclase domain-containing protein yields the protein MTGCAGCGIQLADGARFCPACGTPVARACASCGATLVAPYRFCMECGTPQAGAPPAAVPDGVSTTTRRQASVLFADLVGFTTLSESRDTEDVRDLLSRYFEECRAVIGRYGGQVEKFIGDAVMAVWGADVSHEDDAERAVRAGLELVATVAGFAEDVGAPDLALRVGVVTDQVAVDVGAVAQGGQGMVAGDPVNTAARVQAAASPGSVWVDETTRRLTSAAVAYADTGLHELKGKAEPVRLHAATAVVAAIGGAQRADGLEAPLVGRARELRVVKELFHSAEETRSPVLVVVAGEAGVGKTRLGWEFEKYVDGLSLTTRWHSGRCLSYGEGVSFYALAEAVRGRLLTLVDPDEPQPTEQTLVERAVARWVPTEERDWMRARLAALLGQGSAGTGLTKEDLFIAWAAFFRHVGDGDSVTLVVDDAQHADDGLLAFVEYLLTTVDFPLFVVLMTRPDLLARAHDVVTHPRAHLVNLPTLGTDDMVALVDGLVPGLPARLRAQLVERAEGIPLYAVETVRALVDRDLVIPRDGVYAPVDPSTADTLDLESLGVPASLHAMVAARLDRLTVEQRTVVERASVLGLSFTPDAVVALCSDAGLERATTEAALTALVRSQVLARETSRLSSEQGNFRFVQAIVRQVAYDTLSRRDRKRLHLAAVAHLESHGLDGDDTAAVRAQHHLEALAASGADDADAAMLRSSAVDLLVLAADRAVKVGAPGEAMRHVAAALDLLPDDATSSPADADVVRRRAELHLRTAAAASVVGDLEAVSRHGRRSIELFELLDDSVGAALAATEVATGLGKEGDDRAGAALGEEWWDRLQSLPDSARVPEARLGLSFAISMDLTPREALWTGLTWRLVHCERTAHHAELSKTLARMAMLSSRLGAGSHAHDLFASAVRHARMGHDPRSLAYLLANLAGQDCTYDLPAATERATEAVEVARRCGDRFMVELAEANLAIAAWSAGAWDLTRLEDAPVGLLAAIGVLVHVATGRPTDGSSPPPIPAETSRQIWATFAHALWHEWEGRPEECLAQAREVVALHLDWIGVEDDFVHFFAHLARLAWSVGDDETLGWLVQPVDGAGDAVPLGLRAHRRHVAGLVADRDGEIEAAEAAYGEAIELFGRWGAIPAEARAHADLGVLLTRLGRGEEAGPHLTQAREVFDRLGAAAWAAELDAALGSPAASDPVPASP from the coding sequence GTGACCGGATGTGCGGGCTGCGGCATACAGCTGGCCGACGGGGCGCGGTTCTGCCCCGCGTGCGGCACGCCCGTCGCCCGGGCCTGCGCCTCGTGCGGCGCGACCCTCGTGGCGCCGTACCGCTTCTGCATGGAGTGCGGGACGCCCCAGGCCGGGGCCCCGCCCGCAGCGGTGCCGGACGGGGTCAGCACGACGACCCGGCGGCAGGCCTCGGTCCTCTTCGCCGACCTCGTCGGCTTCACCACGCTGTCGGAGTCGCGCGACACCGAGGACGTCCGCGACCTGCTGAGCCGCTACTTCGAGGAGTGCCGCGCGGTCATCGGGAGGTACGGCGGCCAGGTCGAGAAGTTCATCGGCGACGCGGTCATGGCCGTGTGGGGCGCCGACGTCTCCCACGAGGACGACGCCGAGCGCGCCGTGCGCGCGGGCCTCGAGCTGGTCGCGACCGTCGCGGGCTTCGCGGAGGACGTGGGCGCGCCCGACCTCGCGCTGCGGGTCGGGGTGGTCACCGACCAGGTCGCGGTCGACGTCGGCGCGGTCGCCCAGGGAGGCCAGGGCATGGTGGCCGGCGACCCGGTCAACACCGCCGCCCGCGTGCAGGCGGCCGCGAGCCCCGGCTCGGTCTGGGTCGACGAGACGACCCGGAGGCTCACCAGCGCGGCGGTGGCCTACGCCGACACCGGGCTGCACGAGCTCAAGGGCAAGGCCGAGCCCGTGCGTCTCCACGCGGCGACCGCGGTCGTCGCCGCGATCGGGGGTGCCCAGCGCGCCGACGGCCTCGAGGCGCCTCTCGTGGGCCGCGCCCGGGAGCTGCGCGTGGTCAAGGAGCTCTTCCACTCCGCCGAGGAGACCCGCTCCCCCGTGCTGGTCGTGGTGGCCGGTGAGGCCGGGGTCGGCAAGACCAGGCTGGGCTGGGAGTTCGAGAAGTACGTCGACGGCCTGAGCCTCACCACGCGCTGGCACTCCGGCCGCTGCCTGTCCTACGGCGAGGGCGTGTCCTTCTACGCCCTGGCCGAGGCGGTCCGCGGCCGCCTGCTCACCCTCGTCGACCCCGACGAGCCCCAGCCGACCGAGCAGACGTTGGTCGAGCGCGCGGTGGCCAGGTGGGTCCCCACCGAGGAGCGCGACTGGATGCGCGCACGCCTCGCAGCCCTGCTGGGGCAGGGATCTGCGGGGACCGGGCTGACCAAGGAGGACCTGTTCATCGCCTGGGCGGCGTTCTTCCGCCACGTCGGCGACGGGGACTCGGTCACCCTGGTGGTCGACGACGCGCAGCACGCCGACGACGGCCTGCTCGCGTTCGTCGAGTACCTCCTCACCACCGTCGACTTCCCGCTCTTCGTCGTGCTCATGACGCGCCCCGACCTGCTGGCCCGCGCCCACGACGTGGTGACCCACCCCCGCGCGCACCTGGTCAACCTGCCCACCCTCGGCACCGACGACATGGTCGCGCTGGTCGACGGCCTCGTGCCCGGGCTGCCGGCGCGCTTGCGCGCCCAGCTGGTCGAGCGGGCCGAGGGCATCCCGTTGTACGCCGTGGAGACCGTCCGCGCCCTCGTGGACCGCGACCTCGTCATCCCCCGGGACGGTGTCTACGCCCCGGTGGACCCGTCGACCGCCGACACGCTCGACCTCGAGTCGCTCGGCGTCCCGGCGTCACTGCACGCCATGGTCGCGGCACGCCTCGACCGGCTGACGGTCGAGCAGCGGACCGTGGTCGAGCGCGCGTCGGTCCTCGGCCTGTCCTTCACCCCCGACGCCGTCGTGGCGCTCTGCTCCGACGCCGGGCTCGAGCGCGCCACCACGGAGGCCGCCCTCACGGCCCTCGTCCGGTCCCAGGTCCTCGCCCGCGAGACCAGCCGGCTCTCCTCCGAGCAGGGCAACTTCAGGTTCGTGCAGGCGATCGTGCGGCAGGTCGCCTACGACACCCTGTCCCGCCGCGACCGCAAGCGCCTGCACCTCGCCGCCGTCGCCCACCTCGAGTCGCACGGCCTGGACGGCGACGACACGGCCGCCGTACGCGCGCAGCACCACCTCGAGGCGCTGGCTGCGTCCGGGGCCGACGACGCGGACGCGGCGATGCTGCGGTCCTCTGCGGTCGACCTGCTGGTGCTCGCCGCCGACCGCGCGGTGAAGGTCGGAGCACCCGGCGAGGCGATGCGCCACGTCGCCGCGGCCCTCGACCTCCTGCCCGACGACGCGACCTCCTCACCTGCCGACGCCGACGTCGTCCGGCGTCGCGCCGAGCTCCACCTGCGCACCGCCGCGGCCGCCTCGGTCGTCGGTGACCTGGAGGCGGTCTCCCGGCACGGTCGTCGCTCGATCGAGCTCTTCGAGCTCCTCGACGACTCGGTCGGGGCCGCCCTCGCCGCGACCGAGGTCGCCACCGGTCTCGGCAAGGAGGGCGACGACCGGGCAGGGGCGGCGCTGGGGGAGGAGTGGTGGGACCGGCTGCAGTCGCTGCCGGACTCCGCGCGCGTGCCGGAGGCTCGCCTGGGACTGAGCTTCGCCATCTCGATGGACCTCACGCCGCGGGAAGCGCTGTGGACGGGACTGACGTGGCGACTCGTCCACTGCGAGCGCACGGCTCACCACGCGGAGCTGTCCAAGACCCTCGCGCGCATGGCGATGCTCAGCTCCCGCCTCGGTGCCGGCAGTCACGCCCACGACCTCTTCGCCTCGGCCGTGCGGCACGCGCGCATGGGTCACGACCCCCGCTCGCTCGCCTACCTCCTGGCCAACCTCGCCGGCCAGGACTGCACCTACGACCTGCCGGCCGCGACGGAGCGCGCCACCGAGGCGGTGGAGGTGGCCCGGCGTTGCGGCGACCGCTTCATGGTCGAGCTCGCCGAGGCCAACCTCGCCATCGCCGCCTGGTCGGCCGGGGCGTGGGACCTGACGCGGCTCGAGGACGCCCCCGTCGGGCTGCTGGCTGCCATCGGGGTGCTCGTGCACGTGGCGACCGGACGACCGACGGACGGGAGCTCGCCCCCGCCGATCCCGGCCGAGACGTCCCGTCAGATCTGGGCCACGTTCGCCCACGCGTTGTGGCACGAGTGGGAGGGCCGTCCGGAGGAGTGCCTCGCCCAGGCCAGGGAGGTGGTGGCGCTGCACCTGGACTGGATCGGTGTCGAGGACGACTTCGTGCACTTCTTCGCGCACCTCGCCCGCCTGGCCTGGAGCGTCGGTGACGACGAGACCCTCGGCTGGCTCGTGCAGCCGGTCGACGGGGCAGGGGATGCCGTCCCGCTCGGCCTGCGCGCCCATCGGCGGCACGTCGCCGGCCTCGTGGCGGACCGCGACGGAGAGATCGAGGCCGCGGAGGCGGCGTACGGCGAGGCGATCGAGCTGTTCGGTCGGTGGGGCGCCATACCCGCCGAGGCGCGGGCGCACGCCGACCTCGGGGTGCTGCTCACCAGGCTCGGCCGGGGCGAGGAGGCGGGCCCGCACCTGACACAGGCACGCGAGGTCTTCGACCGTCTGGGTGCAGCTGCCTGGGCCGCCGAGCTCGACGCCGCTCTCGGCTCCCCGGCAGCGTCTGACCCCGTCCCGGCGAGCCCCTGA